The following coding sequences are from one Loxodonta africana isolate mLoxAfr1 chromosome 18, mLoxAfr1.hap2, whole genome shotgun sequence window:
- the LOC100673788 gene encoding C-C motif chemokine 4-like produces the protein MKHCMAILSLLVLVAAFCSPALSAPMGSDPPTACCFSYALRKLPRNFVIDYYETSSLCAKPAVVFQTKRGREVCANPSEPWVQEYMDDLELN, from the exons ATGAAGCACTGCATGGCCATCCTCTCTCTCCTTGTGCTTGTGGCTGCCTTCTGTTCTCCGGCCCTCTCAGCACCAA TGGGCTCAGATCCCCCTACTGCCTGCTGCTTCTCCTACGCCCTAAGGAAACTTCCTCGCAACTTTGTGATTGATTACTATGAGACCAGCAGCCTCTGTGCCAAGCCAGCTGTGGT ATTCCAGACCAAAAGGGGCAGGGAAGTCTGTGCCAACCCCAGTGAGCCCTGGGTGCAGGAGTACATGGATGACCTGGAGCTGAACTGA